In the Variovorax sp. S12S4 genome, one interval contains:
- a CDS encoding aspartate/glutamate racemase family protein codes for MRIKIINPNTTWSMTEKIGACARAVAQPGTEIVAVSPAMGPVSIESHYDEALAVPGLLQEIAAGERDGTDGYVIACFGDPGLKAARELARGPVVGIAEAAMHLASMVGSRFSVVTTLGRTMGQAWHLAEIYGMERFCANVRACELPVLELEEPGSNARERIVDECRRALEEDGSDCIVLGCAGMTDLCEHIGGLLGVPVIDGVAAGTKLIESLVALKLQTSKRGELAHPLPKTMKGALEGFTLPR; via the coding sequence GTGCGCATCAAGATCATCAATCCCAACACCACCTGGAGCATGACCGAGAAGATCGGCGCCTGCGCCCGCGCGGTGGCGCAGCCCGGCACGGAAATCGTCGCGGTCAGCCCGGCCATGGGGCCGGTCTCCATCGAGAGCCACTATGACGAGGCGCTGGCCGTGCCCGGCCTGCTGCAGGAAATTGCGGCCGGCGAGCGCGACGGCACCGACGGCTACGTGATCGCCTGCTTCGGCGATCCGGGCCTGAAGGCCGCACGCGAACTGGCGCGCGGGCCGGTGGTGGGCATTGCCGAAGCCGCCATGCACCTGGCCAGCATGGTGGGCAGCCGCTTCAGCGTGGTGACCACGCTGGGCCGCACCATGGGGCAGGCCTGGCACCTGGCCGAGATCTACGGCATGGAGCGCTTTTGCGCCAACGTGCGCGCCTGCGAGCTGCCGGTGCTCGAGCTCGAGGAGCCCGGCTCCAACGCACGCGAGCGCATCGTGGACGAATGCCGCCGCGCGCTGGAGGAAGACGGCTCCGACTGCATCGTGCTCGGCTGCGCCGGCATGACCGACCTGTGCGAGCACATCGGCGGGCTGCTCGGCGTGCCGGTGATCGATGGCGTCGCGGCGGGCACCAAGCTCATCGAATCGCTGGTCGCGCTGAAGCTGCAAACCAGCAAGCGCGGCGAACTGGCGCACCCGCTGCCCAAGACCATGAAGGGTGCGCTCGAGGGTTTTACCCTGCCCAGGTAG
- a CDS encoding GntR family transcriptional regulator, giving the protein MPRASSKSSAPAISPTPDAAATAAAENAAPAADKGSSIESIAQDIATAIVEKRLPPGTWLREEALGRVYSVSRTKIRAALLMLSKDKLIEIIPDKGAFVCQPTVQEAREVFAVRRILESEVVRLFIANARTRDYQVLEQHIRFERTALRQTTTTGTVREKVLGDFHVALAEATGNKTLAELVRELVARSSLIAMLYHSSNDPHCSSDEHSEFLRICRKGDVEGAVLCMIDHLQRIEASLELGTEKPDRQLDLVKALLA; this is encoded by the coding sequence ATGCCTCGCGCCAGCTCCAAATCATCCGCCCCTGCCATCTCTCCCACTCCTGACGCTGCTGCCACCGCCGCGGCAGAAAACGCCGCACCTGCCGCAGACAAGGGAAGTTCCATCGAAAGCATCGCGCAGGACATCGCCACCGCCATCGTCGAGAAGCGCCTGCCTCCGGGCACCTGGCTGCGCGAAGAAGCGCTGGGGCGCGTCTATTCGGTGAGCCGCACCAAGATCAGGGCTGCCCTGCTCATGCTGTCGAAAGACAAGCTCATCGAGATCATTCCCGACAAGGGTGCATTCGTGTGCCAGCCCACGGTGCAAGAGGCACGCGAGGTGTTCGCGGTGCGCCGCATTCTCGAAAGCGAAGTGGTGCGCCTGTTCATTGCCAACGCCCGCACGCGCGACTACCAGGTGCTGGAGCAGCACATCCGCTTCGAGCGCACGGCGCTGCGCCAGACCACCACCACGGGCACCGTGCGCGAGAAGGTGCTGGGCGACTTCCACGTGGCGCTGGCCGAGGCCACGGGAAACAAGACCCTGGCCGAACTGGTGCGCGAACTGGTGGCGCGCAGTTCGCTGATTGCCATGCTCTACCACTCGTCGAACGACCCGCATTGCTCGTCGGACGAGCATTCGGAGTTCCTGCGCATCTGCCGCAAGGGCGACGTGGAAGGTGCGGTGCTTTGCATGATCGACCATCTGCAGCGCATCGAGGCCAGCCTGGAGCTGGGCACCGAAAAGCCGGACCGGCAGCTCGACCTGGTGAAGGCGCTGCTCGCCTAG
- a CDS encoding nucleobase:cation symporter-2 family protein — protein MTAETSSPVHTVHPVDQRLPSGKLAALGLQHVLVMYAGAVAVPLIVGRALKLSPDEVALLISADLFCCGIATLIQALGATQWFGIKLPVMMGVTFASVAPMVAIANANPGKNGAQLLFGAIIGAGVVSILIAPLVSRMLRFFPPVVTGTIIAVIGISLMRVGINWIFGNPVGPTAPALVDPVYAKWLAEVTSPGSSIPAVPKGFAIMPTVPNPKYADLPGFGVAALVLVSILLIVKYAKGFIANISVLLGIVIGAVVASATGLMTYEKVGKAAWVDVVLPFHFGMPQFDPILILTMTLIMIVVMIESTGMFLALGEMTDRKITQKDLAKGLRTDGLGTLIGGIFNTFPYTSFSQNVGLVAVTGVKSRYVCVAGGVILVVLGLLPKMAALIESLPTVVLGGAGLVMFGMVAATGIRILSGVDFKGNRHNAMIVAVSIGIGMIPLIAPNFKQWMPHGIHSLVESGILLASISAVLLNLFLNGAKHDEQAVIAAAKQAEAH, from the coding sequence ATGACGGCCGAGACCTCTTCCCCTGTTCACACAGTTCATCCGGTGGACCAGCGGCTGCCCTCGGGCAAGCTCGCGGCGCTCGGCCTTCAGCATGTGCTGGTGATGTATGCGGGGGCCGTCGCGGTGCCGCTGATCGTCGGCCGTGCGCTCAAGCTCTCACCCGACGAGGTCGCGCTGCTGATCTCGGCCGACCTGTTCTGCTGCGGCATTGCCACGCTGATCCAGGCGCTGGGCGCCACGCAGTGGTTCGGCATCAAGCTGCCGGTGATGATGGGTGTGACCTTCGCGTCGGTCGCGCCCATGGTGGCCATTGCCAACGCCAACCCCGGGAAGAACGGCGCGCAGCTGCTGTTCGGCGCCATCATCGGCGCGGGCGTGGTGTCGATACTGATCGCGCCGCTGGTGAGCCGCATGCTGCGCTTCTTTCCGCCGGTGGTCACGGGCACCATCATCGCGGTGATCGGCATCAGCCTGATGCGCGTGGGCATCAACTGGATCTTCGGCAACCCGGTGGGGCCGACGGCGCCCGCGCTGGTGGACCCGGTGTATGCCAAATGGCTCGCGGAGGTAACCTCGCCGGGCAGCTCGATTCCGGCGGTGCCCAAGGGCTTTGCCATCATGCCCACTGTGCCCAACCCCAAGTACGCGGACCTGCCGGGCTTCGGCGTGGCGGCGCTGGTGCTGGTGTCCATCTTGCTGATCGTCAAGTACGCCAAGGGCTTCATCGCCAACATCTCGGTGCTGCTGGGCATCGTGATCGGCGCGGTGGTGGCCTCGGCCACGGGCCTCATGACCTACGAGAAGGTCGGCAAGGCTGCCTGGGTGGACGTGGTGCTGCCCTTTCACTTCGGCATGCCGCAGTTCGACCCGATCCTCATTCTCACGATGACGCTGATCATGATCGTGGTGATGATCGAATCGACCGGCATGTTCCTCGCGCTCGGCGAAATGACCGATCGCAAGATCACGCAGAAGGACCTGGCCAAGGGCCTGCGCACCGACGGCCTCGGCACGCTCATCGGCGGCATCTTCAACACCTTTCCGTACACCAGCTTTTCGCAGAACGTGGGCTTGGTGGCCGTCACGGGCGTCAAGAGCCGCTATGTCTGCGTGGCGGGCGGCGTGATCCTCGTCGTGCTCGGCCTGCTGCCCAAGATGGCGGCGCTGATCGAATCGCTGCCCACGGTGGTGCTTGGCGGCGCGGGCCTGGTGATGTTCGGCATGGTGGCCGCCACCGGCATCCGCATTCTTTCGGGCGTGGACTTCAAGGGCAACCGGCACAACGCAATGATCGTCGCGGTGTCGATCGGCATCGGCATGATTCCGCTCATTGCACCCAACTTCAAGCAGTGGATGCCGCATGGGATCCACTCGCTGGTCGAATCGGGCATTCTGCTGGCGTCGATCAGCGCGGTGCTGCTGAACCTGTTCCTGAACGGTGCCAAGCACGACGAGCAGGCGGTGATTGCCGCGGCCAAGCAGGCCGAAGCGCACTGA
- a CDS encoding aldo/keto reductase, giving the protein MRTLPLSNARDIPVLGLGTWRMGEAANRRASEVAAVRDAIAMGYRLIDTAEMYGEGGAETVLGQALAEALRAGDVRRDELFIVSKVYPHNASRRGTPEACERSLKRLGLDMIDLYLLHWRGSHPLRETADAMQALVAKGRIGHWGVSNFDTDDMEELAQAVGQGPGCAANQVYLSLGERGPEFSLLPWLRERGMPLMAYSPIDQGALASDKALGVLAARLGVTAAQLALAAVIARPGVVAIPKAVRSAHLQENLAAADLELDAATLAELDRLHPPPRRKAPLAMI; this is encoded by the coding sequence ATGCGAACACTCCCTCTCTCCAATGCCCGCGACATTCCGGTGCTCGGCCTCGGCACCTGGCGCATGGGCGAGGCGGCGAACCGCCGCGCGTCGGAAGTGGCCGCGGTGCGCGACGCCATCGCCATGGGCTACCGGTTGATCGACACCGCCGAGATGTACGGCGAGGGCGGCGCCGAAACGGTGCTTGGCCAAGCCCTGGCCGAGGCGCTGCGCGCCGGCGACGTGCGGCGCGACGAGCTGTTCATCGTCAGCAAGGTCTACCCGCACAACGCAAGCCGCCGCGGCACGCCCGAAGCCTGCGAGCGCAGCCTGAAGCGCCTGGGCCTCGACATGATCGACCTCTACCTGCTGCACTGGCGCGGCAGCCATCCGCTGCGCGAAACGGCCGATGCGATGCAGGCACTGGTCGCCAAGGGGCGCATCGGCCATTGGGGCGTAAGCAACTTCGACACGGACGACATGGAAGAACTCGCGCAGGCGGTGGGCCAAGGCCCTGGCTGCGCGGCCAACCAGGTCTACCTTTCGCTGGGTGAACGCGGCCCTGAGTTCAGCCTGCTGCCCTGGCTGCGCGAACGCGGCATGCCGCTGATGGCCTACAGCCCGATCGACCAGGGCGCGCTGGCTTCGGACAAGGCGCTGGGAGTGTTGGCAGCGCGACTCGGCGTGACCGCCGCGCAGCTCGCCCTTGCGGCCGTGATCGCCAGGCCCGGCGTGGTTGCCATACCGAAGGCGGTGCGCAGCGCCCATCTGCAGGAGAACCTTGCTGCCGCCGACCTCGAGCTCGACGCGGCCACGCTCGCCGAGCTCGACCGCCTCCATCCACCGCCCCGGCGCAAGGCACCGCTCGCGATGATCTGA
- a CDS encoding DUF305 domain-containing protein, which yields MGHQDPASRHGGTHHYMMFALNMLLSLVVMYFVMFSMIDGWGDFRNNLNMFYMALTMVAPMGIIMLATMRGMYPNKAVNGVLYAALAILFVAALAGTRQQSVIGDKQFVASMVPHHSGAILMCREASLKDPELVKLCGQISNSQRSEIEQMNAIRARLNTM from the coding sequence ATGGGCCACCAAGACCCTGCCTCCCGGCACGGAGGCACGCACCACTACATGATGTTTGCGCTGAACATGCTGCTCAGCCTCGTCGTCATGTACTTCGTCATGTTTTCGATGATCGACGGCTGGGGCGACTTCCGCAACAACCTCAACATGTTCTACATGGCGCTCACCATGGTCGCGCCCATGGGCATCATCATGCTTGCGACGATGCGCGGGATGTACCCCAACAAGGCGGTCAACGGCGTGCTGTATGCCGCGCTTGCGATCCTCTTCGTCGCCGCGCTTGCCGGCACGCGGCAGCAGAGCGTGATCGGCGACAAGCAGTTCGTCGCCTCGATGGTGCCCCACCACTCCGGCGCCATTCTCATGTGCCGCGAGGCCAGCCTGAAAGACCCCGAGCTGGTCAAGCTGTGCGGCCAGATCTCCAATTCCCAGCGCAGCGAGATCGAACAGATGAATGCGATACGGGCCCGGTTGAACACCATGTAG